From the genome of Carassius auratus strain Wakin chromosome 26, ASM336829v1, whole genome shotgun sequence, one region includes:
- the cnpy3 gene encoding protein canopy homolog 3, whose amino-acid sequence MNVFICVVLFLVSAAAANKSGDDDWVHLPNKCEVCKFLSVEMKSAFEETGKTKEVIETNYRFLDDKGAPPIKYVKSDIRFIEVMENVCSRIMQYNLHKERDGSNRFAKGMSETFSTLHNLVNKGVKVVMDIPYELWNETSAEVADLKKQCDVMLEQYEEVIEDWYKGSQEEDLTTYLCEKHVLKGQDTGCLKENWAGKKGDMAAIAEDKKKKKGKKKKGKDTEDGQKKEKVKKKKKKKKSKLTETETSKRKTEEAGYTSDEEIQKKLPLNQDKTEL is encoded by the exons ATGAATGTTTTTATCTGCGTCGTATTGTTTCTTGTAAGTGCCGCAGCTGCTAACAAAAGCGGGGATGATGACTGGGTGCATCTGCCAAATAAATGTGAAG TGTGCAAATTTCTTAGTGTTGAAATGAAGTCTGCATTTGAAGAGACTGGCAAAACAAAAGAAGTGATTGAAACCAACTATCGCTTCCTGGATGATAAAGGTGCACCGCCAATCAAATATGTCAAATC TGATATCCGTTTCATAGAGGTGATGGAGAATGTTTGCTCAAGGATTATGCAGTACAATCTacacaaagagagagatggaagtaATCGCTTTGCAAAG GGGATGTCTGAGACATTCTCAACCTTACATAACCTGGTTAATAAAGGCGTGAAGGTGGTCATGGACATTCCTTATGAACTGTGGAATGagaccagtgctgaagtggcagATCTCAAAAAGCAG TGTGATGTGATGTTAGAGCAGTATGAAGAAGTCATTGAAGACTGGTATAAAGGCAGCCAGGAGGAAGATCTCACCACTTACCTGTGTGAAAAACACGTGCTGAAAGGACAAGACACTG GCTGTCTTAAAGAGAACTGGGCTGGGAAAAAGGGAGACATGGCAGCTATCGCAGAggacaagaagaaaaagaagggcAAAAAGAAGAAAGGTAAAGACACTGAGGATGGGCAGAAAAAAGAGAaggtgaagaagaagaagaagaagaaaaagtccAAGCTGACTGAGACTGAGACCAGCAAGCGGAAAACTGAAGAAGCTGGATACACCTCTGATGAGGAGATCCAGAAGAAACTTCCTCTTAATCAGGATAAAACTGAACTCTGA